In Cytobacillus oceanisediminis, the following proteins share a genomic window:
- a CDS encoding inositol monophosphatase family protein, with product MTNWSEIHTYAKALIREAGENIKNSFSKTLTITTKSNANDLVTDIDQETEQFFIKNINEKYPGHRILGEEGFGDKLSDMEGIVWIIDPIDGTMNFVHQQRNFAISVGVYENGKGKIGLIYDVVHDELYHCMKGQGVFMNELKLPPLKETDVSKAIIGLNATWVTENRRIDPSLLAPLVRNARGTRSYGSAAIEMAYIASGRVDAYITMRLAPWDFAAGVIMIEELGGIATTVKGDPLNYLENNSVFVSKPGLHQEIMKEYLKNGNW from the coding sequence ATGACAAATTGGAGTGAAATTCATACATATGCCAAAGCCTTGATTAGAGAGGCCGGCGAGAATATTAAAAATTCTTTCAGCAAAACTTTGACCATCACCACCAAGTCAAATGCAAACGATTTAGTGACAGATATAGATCAGGAAACAGAACAATTCTTCATAAAAAATATTAATGAAAAATATCCTGGCCATCGAATCCTTGGTGAAGAGGGTTTCGGTGATAAGTTAAGCGATATGGAAGGGATTGTCTGGATTATTGATCCAATTGACGGAACAATGAATTTTGTCCATCAGCAGAGAAACTTTGCGATATCAGTAGGCGTCTATGAAAATGGAAAGGGGAAAATTGGATTAATTTATGATGTAGTCCATGATGAGTTATATCATTGCATGAAGGGGCAGGGTGTTTTCATGAATGAATTGAAACTTCCGCCATTAAAGGAAACGGATGTATCAAAGGCAATAATCGGATTGAATGCTACGTGGGTTACGGAAAATAGAAGAATTGATCCATCACTCCTGGCTCCCCTCGTAAGAAATGCAAGAGGAACCCGATCCTATGGTTCAGCAGCAATTGAAATGGCATATATTGCATCCGGGAGGGTTGATGCATACATAACAATGCGTCTGGCTCCATGGGATTTCGCCGCTGGTGTCATCATGATTGAGGAATTGGGAGGAATTGCAACAACCGTTAAAGGTGATCCGCTGAACTATCTTGAAAACAATTCTGTTTTTGTCTCTAAGCCAGGGTTACATCAGGAAATTATGAAAGAATACTTAAAAAATGGCAATTGGTAA
- a CDS encoding YlaF family protein — MNKIKWPLLAFAIGAALCMMGIGVAIAERSIIGMIFAIIALIFVMGYGFKTKKKMREDGLL, encoded by the coding sequence ATGAACAAAATCAAGTGGCCTTTATTAGCCTTTGCGATTGGGGCAGCTCTATGCATGATGGGCATAGGCGTTGCTATAGCTGAAAGAAGCATTATAGGGATGATCTTTGCCATCATTGCTTTAATTTTTGTAATGGGATACGGTTTCAAAACAAAGAAGAAAATGAGGGAAGACGGTTTATTATAG
- a CDS encoding GNAT family N-acetyltransferase, with translation MAIGNISSSRFTDEDLPFFLEVIKDSAAWEEEEKSGHNLRDYMARYQELNGEWRIWRLDGERIAVTFHVNSSPSNRKPWLGTILVKNNIRRKGIGTKVIELLAAELKEKGEKSFFAGVPENRHNWIYFLADAGFEQFKMEAYPDGKDFLIMVCPLI, from the coding sequence ATGGCAATTGGTAATATATCAAGCAGCAGGTTCACAGATGAAGACTTGCCATTTTTTTTAGAGGTCATCAAGGATAGTGCTGCTTGGGAAGAAGAAGAAAAAAGCGGGCATAACCTAAGGGATTATATGGCCAGGTATCAGGAACTGAATGGGGAGTGGAGAATTTGGAGGCTTGATGGAGAACGGATAGCCGTCACATTCCATGTGAATTCATCTCCTTCTAACCGGAAACCATGGCTGGGTACCATTCTGGTTAAGAACAATATTCGCAGGAAAGGTATCGGCACTAAGGTTATCGAGCTGTTAGCCGCAGAATTAAAGGAAAAAGGAGAAAAGTCTTTCTTTGCGGGTGTTCCTGAAAACCGGCACAATTGGATATATTTTTTAGCTGATGCCGGTTTTGAGCAATTCAAAATGGAGGCTTATCCCGATGGAAAAGACTTCTTAATAATGGTCTGTCCATTAATCTGA
- a CDS encoding aminotransferase class I/II-fold pyridoxal phosphate-dependent enzyme codes for MSQYKTPLFSGLLAHAKKDPVQFHIPGHKKGAGIDPEFREYIGDNALAIDLINIGPLDDLHQPKGIIKEAQDLAAEAFGADKTFFSVQGTSGAIMTMVMAVCGPGDKIIVPRNVHKSVMSAIVFSGATPIFIHPEIDENLGISHGITTESVSKALELHPDAKGVLVINPTYFGISADLKKIVEIAHSYNVPVLVDEAHGVHIHFHDELPLSAMQAGADLAATSVHKLGGSMTQSSILNMKGNLVSAKRVQSILSMLTTTSTSYLLLASLDVARKRLATEGKELIQKTIDLAQSIRRRINEIDRLYCVGEEILETKAAHDYDPTKLIISVKELGMNGFDVENWLREHHNIEVEMSDLYNILCIVTPGDTEREADILVSALAELANERKGNTEKLETQVLLPDIPVLSLTPRDAFYADTELVPFDESEGRIIAEFIMVYPPGIPIFIPGEIITKENLRYIKTNMEAGLPVQGPEDYDFKYLRVIEEHRAIR; via the coding sequence TTGTCTCAATACAAAACACCGCTGTTCAGCGGTTTGCTTGCACACGCAAAAAAGGATCCGGTACAGTTTCATATACCTGGCCACAAAAAAGGTGCCGGGATTGATCCGGAATTCAGGGAATATATTGGTGATAATGCACTCGCTATTGACCTGATCAACATTGGTCCCCTTGATGATCTTCATCAGCCCAAAGGCATTATAAAAGAAGCACAGGATCTTGCAGCAGAGGCCTTTGGGGCAGATAAAACATTCTTCTCTGTACAAGGAACGAGCGGAGCCATCATGACCATGGTTATGGCTGTCTGCGGGCCCGGGGATAAAATCATTGTTCCGAGGAATGTTCATAAATCCGTCATGTCTGCAATTGTGTTTTCAGGGGCAACCCCTATTTTTATACACCCTGAAATTGATGAAAACTTGGGTATATCTCACGGTATAACAACTGAATCAGTCTCTAAAGCCCTGGAACTTCATCCGGATGCCAAAGGGGTTTTAGTGATTAATCCTACTTATTTCGGTATTTCTGCCGATCTAAAAAAAATTGTAGAAATAGCCCATTCATACAATGTGCCTGTACTTGTGGATGAAGCCCATGGTGTGCATATTCACTTCCATGACGAGCTTCCATTATCAGCCATGCAAGCCGGCGCTGATTTAGCAGCAACATCAGTCCACAAACTGGGCGGGTCCATGACACAAAGTTCAATCTTAAATATGAAAGGGAATCTTGTTTCGGCCAAAAGGGTACAATCCATTTTAAGCATGCTGACAACAACTTCCACTTCTTATTTATTGCTTGCCTCCTTGGATGTTGCCAGAAAACGTCTTGCCACTGAAGGAAAGGAACTTATTCAAAAGACTATTGATTTGGCCCAATCCATTCGCCGCCGCATCAATGAAATTGACCGGCTATATTGTGTCGGTGAAGAAATACTGGAAACAAAAGCGGCGCATGACTACGATCCGACCAAATTGATTATTTCTGTCAAAGAACTTGGCATGAATGGTTTCGATGTGGAAAATTGGCTTCGGGAACATCATAATATTGAAGTAGAAATGTCCGATTTATATAATATTCTTTGCATCGTTACCCCAGGCGACACTGAAAGAGAAGCTGATATTTTAGTTTCCGCTCTTGCCGAACTCGCTAATGAGCGCAAAGGGAATACTGAAAAGCTTGAAACTCAAGTGCTGCTGCCTGATATTCCCGTTTTATCGCTTACACCTCGTGACGCATTTTATGCTGATACAGAACTGGTTCCATTTGACGAGTCAGAAGGAAGAATTATCGCCGAATTCATCATGGTTTATCCACCCGGAATACCTATATTTATTCCAGGAGAAATCATTACTAAGGAAAACCTGCGTTATATAAAAACGAATATGGAAGCGGGACTTCCAGTACAAGGACCGGAAGATTACGACTTCAAATATCTTCGCGTTATTGAAGAGCACCGGGCCATCAGATAA
- the typA gene encoding translational GTPase TypA — protein sequence MKLREDIRNIAIIAHVDHGKTTLVDELLKQSGTFRSNEHVEERAMDSNDLERERGITILAKNTAVKYKDTRINILDTPGHADFGGEVERIMKMVDGVLLVVDAYEGCMPQTRFVLKKALEQKLTPIVVVNKIDKESARPTEVVDEVIDLFIELGADEDQLEFPVIYASAIAGTASTTPDKQDDDMHSVYEAIIDHIPAPTDNREEPLQFQVALLDYNDYVGRIGIGRVFRGTIKVGQQVALMKLDGSVKQFRVTKIFGFFGLKREEIQEAFPGDLIAVSGMEDINVGETICPVEHQEALPVLRIDEPTLQMTFVVNNSPFAGREGKYITARKVEERLRAQLETDVSLRVENTDSPDAWVVSGRGELHLSILIENMRREGFELQVSKPEVIIREIDGVRCEPVERVQIDVPEDNTGSIIESMGTRKGEMLDMVNNGNGQVRLTFNVPARGLIGYSTEFMTLTRGYGIINHTFDSYQPEIKGQIGGRSKGVLVSMESGKSSTYGIMQVEDRGTIFVEPGTEIYEGMIVGEHTRENDLTVNITKVKHATNIRSANKDQTNVIKKPRILTLEEALEYLNDDELLEVTPESIRLRKKILDKNERERMAKKKKYAETN from the coding sequence TTGAAATTAAGAGAAGATATTCGAAATATTGCAATTATAGCCCACGTTGACCATGGTAAAACAACATTGGTTGACGAGCTTTTAAAACAGTCCGGGACTTTCCGTTCTAATGAGCACGTGGAAGAGCGCGCGATGGATTCAAATGATCTGGAAAGAGAACGCGGTATTACGATTTTAGCTAAAAACACTGCAGTTAAATATAAAGATACAAGAATTAACATTCTGGATACGCCTGGACACGCAGATTTCGGCGGTGAAGTGGAACGTATCATGAAAATGGTTGATGGTGTTTTATTGGTAGTTGATGCATATGAAGGCTGTATGCCTCAAACACGTTTCGTACTCAAAAAGGCTTTGGAGCAAAAATTAACACCAATCGTAGTAGTAAATAAAATTGACAAAGAATCTGCCCGCCCAACAGAAGTTGTTGATGAGGTTATCGATTTATTTATCGAACTTGGTGCAGACGAAGACCAGCTTGAATTTCCGGTTATTTATGCTTCTGCTATTGCTGGGACTGCAAGTACAACTCCTGATAAACAGGATGATGATATGCATTCGGTTTATGAAGCAATTATTGACCATATACCAGCACCTACTGATAATCGTGAAGAGCCGCTCCAATTCCAGGTTGCCCTTTTAGATTACAATGATTATGTGGGAAGAATCGGAATTGGCCGTGTATTCCGGGGAACAATCAAGGTCGGCCAGCAAGTTGCCTTAATGAAGCTTGATGGTTCGGTCAAGCAATTCCGGGTTACAAAAATCTTTGGCTTCTTCGGCCTTAAGCGCGAGGAAATTCAAGAAGCGTTTCCTGGAGATTTGATCGCTGTTTCCGGAATGGAAGACATCAACGTCGGGGAAACAATCTGCCCTGTCGAGCATCAGGAAGCACTTCCTGTTCTAAGAATAGATGAGCCAACATTGCAAATGACTTTCGTTGTAAATAACAGCCCATTCGCAGGAAGAGAAGGCAAGTATATTACAGCCAGAAAAGTTGAAGAAAGATTGCGTGCCCAGCTTGAGACAGATGTGAGTCTTCGTGTCGAAAATACTGATTCACCTGACGCTTGGGTTGTATCTGGACGTGGAGAACTTCATTTATCAATACTCATTGAAAATATGCGCCGTGAAGGTTTTGAATTGCAGGTTTCCAAGCCGGAAGTAATTATTAGAGAAATTGATGGTGTTCGCTGTGAACCGGTAGAACGTGTTCAAATTGATGTGCCAGAGGATAATACCGGCTCAATCATTGAATCAATGGGTACACGTAAAGGTGAAATGCTTGATATGGTCAATAACGGAAATGGCCAAGTGCGACTAACATTCAACGTCCCAGCCCGCGGACTAATTGGCTACTCCACAGAATTTATGACGCTTACTCGCGGATATGGTATTATCAATCACACATTTGACAGCTACCAGCCTGAAATTAAAGGACAAATCGGAGGCAGAAGCAAAGGTGTGCTTGTGTCCATGGAAAGCGGAAAGTCATCCACATATGGTATTATGCAAGTAGAGGATAGAGGTACCATTTTCGTTGAACCAGGTACTGAAATCTATGAAGGAATGATTGTTGGAGAGCATACTCGCGAAAATGACCTTACTGTCAATATCACAAAAGTGAAGCATGCAACCAACATCCGTTCTGCTAATAAGGATCAAACGAATGTAATTAAAAAGCCGCGTATTTTGACACTTGAAGAAGCGCTGGAATACTTGAATGATGATGAGCTACTTGAAGTAACACCTGAGTCAATCAGACTACGCAAGAAAATTCTTGATAAAAATGAACGTGAAAGAATGGCCAAGAAGAAGAAATACGCTGAAACTAACTAA
- a CDS encoding YlaH-like family protein, producing the protein MDVSQRLSFFAALFKVHENPTTGMWLLYITIVLLSILVFKLGFAKKLPIIKSAVIYTFLILGCTVLTFLGVFLPVAEGLVVAALILIIYKIRLHQEKKEQAKAE; encoded by the coding sequence ATGGATGTTTCACAGCGCCTGTCTTTTTTCGCTGCTTTGTTCAAAGTCCATGAGAATCCCACAACTGGAATGTGGCTTCTATATATAACAATTGTTCTACTGTCCATACTGGTTTTTAAATTGGGGTTTGCCAAGAAACTTCCTATAATAAAATCAGCTGTTATATATACCTTCTTGATTTTAGGATGTACCGTGTTGACATTTCTTGGGGTATTCCTTCCTGTAGCAGAAGGCCTTGTTGTTGCTGCGTTAATTTTGATTATCTATAAAATCCGCCTTCACCAGGAAAAGAAGGAACAGGCAAAGGCGGAATAA
- a CDS encoding GapA-binding peptide SR1P: MGTIVCQACNSTIDHFEDEKVTVLYSKKCNCCDGEKTENTKNSR; encoded by the coding sequence ATGGGTACAATCGTATGCCAGGCTTGCAATTCAACTATTGATCACTTTGAGGATGAAAAAGTAACTGTATTATATTCAAAAAAATGCAATTGCTGTGACGGAGAAAAAACAGAGAATACTAAAAATAGCCGCTAA
- a CDS encoding YktB family protein: MSFSGFTNDDFDVFKIDGLDERMDRLKSVIRPKLEELGRHFAPSLSNLSGDEMFPHVAKHARRTKNPPNDTWVAFASNARGYKMLPHFQIGLWETHVFIWFAIIYEAPNKAAAGKSFENSLDKFYKEIPKDYVWSGDHTKPDAVPHNQMSKEELKSMFQRLQNVKKAEILCGYHISREDAVHLSPDQFIEKAESVFRNLLPLYKMA; this comes from the coding sequence ATGTCTTTTTCTGGTTTTACAAACGATGATTTCGATGTCTTTAAAATAGATGGACTTGATGAAAGAATGGACAGGTTAAAATCTGTTATTAGGCCAAAGTTAGAAGAGTTGGGACGCCATTTTGCACCCTCTCTCTCAAACCTGTCCGGAGATGAAATGTTTCCTCATGTTGCTAAGCATGCGAGAAGAACAAAGAATCCGCCAAATGATACTTGGGTCGCATTTGCAAGCAATGCAAGGGGATACAAAATGCTTCCTCATTTCCAGATAGGTTTATGGGAAACGCATGTCTTCATCTGGTTTGCCATCATCTATGAAGCACCGAATAAAGCTGCTGCAGGCAAGTCTTTTGAGAACAGCCTGGATAAATTTTATAAAGAAATACCCAAAGATTATGTCTGGTCCGGCGATCACACAAAACCAGATGCTGTTCCGCATAATCAAATGTCAAAAGAAGAATTGAAATCCATGTTTCAGCGCCTGCAAAATGTAAAAAAAGCTGAAATTCTTTGCGGCTATCATATTTCACGAGAAGATGCCGTTCATTTGTCACCTGATCAGTTTATTGAAAAAGCTGAATCTGTATTTAGAAATTTATTACCCCTATACAAAATGGCATAA
- a CDS encoding DUF1885 family protein — MAANSFIKLVPSSVKENISTEELKELFLYYKDITGKTGSQIKWEYNDAAFPYEIKEKPEAKGTWFYLNSEHDRYNAILLGINKELVREDDGSEREQAYIQVTLPEGATFGDKGKANELCKFLAKKLQGELHLFNGRIMYFYNRK, encoded by the coding sequence TTGGCAGCTAATTCTTTTATCAAGCTGGTTCCTTCATCAGTTAAGGAAAATATATCAACAGAAGAGCTAAAAGAACTTTTTTTATATTATAAGGATATTACAGGCAAAACAGGCAGCCAGATTAAATGGGAATATAATGATGCTGCTTTTCCTTATGAGATTAAAGAGAAGCCTGAAGCAAAAGGAACCTGGTTTTACCTAAATTCAGAACATGACCGATATAACGCCATATTGCTTGGCATTAATAAAGAATTAGTTAGAGAGGATGACGGTTCTGAACGGGAACAGGCGTACATACAGGTTACATTGCCGGAAGGTGCAACATTTGGAGATAAAGGTAAAGCAAATGAATTATGCAAATTTCTCGCTAAAAAGCTGCAAGGTGAATTACATCTCTTCAATGGAAGAATCATGTACTTTTATAACAGAAAATAA
- a CDS encoding NAD(P)H-dependent flavin oxidoreductase has translation MNWNTRVTELLKIKYPIIQGGLAHLAYSDLAAAVSNAGGLGQVTAMSLSSPEKLRDEIQKVKKLTDKPFGVNFAIGQHGRLFSHYLDVAIEEEVPVISMTGGNPAPIFDQLKGVNVKKLVLVAAKRQAVKAEELGADAVMVVGQEGGGHLGRDDIGTFVLVPQVADAVSIPVIASGGIGDGRGLMAALSLGAEGIEMGTRFVATKECVHASELYKNRLVEGTENDTVVIKRTIGAPARVIANSWSEKILEIEKQNGGYEQLKDYISGNANKKYIYEGNDREGFAWAGQVMGLIKDIPSVEELFQRIITEGESIRGRWVKY, from the coding sequence ATGAACTGGAACACACGTGTGACAGAATTATTAAAAATTAAATATCCAATTATACAGGGCGGCCTTGCCCATCTTGCCTATTCAGATTTGGCTGCAGCTGTTTCAAATGCAGGAGGATTAGGGCAGGTTACCGCAATGTCTCTCAGCAGCCCGGAAAAATTAAGAGACGAGATCCAAAAGGTTAAGAAATTGACAGATAAGCCATTTGGGGTTAATTTTGCTATTGGACAGCATGGAAGGCTATTTTCTCACTACCTGGATGTTGCAATTGAAGAAGAAGTTCCTGTTATTTCTATGACAGGGGGTAATCCTGCGCCTATTTTTGATCAATTAAAGGGTGTAAATGTTAAGAAACTTGTACTTGTGGCGGCAAAACGGCAGGCAGTAAAGGCAGAGGAACTTGGGGCCGATGCTGTGATGGTTGTCGGGCAGGAAGGCGGCGGACATTTAGGCAGGGATGATATTGGAACCTTCGTTCTAGTTCCTCAGGTGGCTGATGCTGTATCCATTCCTGTGATTGCCTCAGGAGGAATCGGAGACGGCAGGGGCCTGATGGCAGCATTAAGTCTTGGAGCAGAGGGCATTGAGATGGGGACAAGATTTGTTGCGACTAAGGAATGCGTCCATGCTTCTGAATTATATAAAAATCGTTTAGTCGAAGGAACAGAAAATGACACAGTAGTAATAAAAAGAACTATAGGTGCACCTGCAAGGGTTATCGCTAACTCATGGTCGGAAAAAATACTCGAAATCGAAAAACAAAACGGCGGCTATGAGCAGTTAAAAGACTACATTAGCGGGAATGCTAATAAAAAATATATATATGAAGGGAACGACCGTGAAGGATTTGCATGGGCTGGACAAGTTATGGGATTAATTAAGGATATCCCCTCTGTTGAAGAACTATTCCAGCGGATCATTACAGAAGGAGAATCAATTAGGGGGAGATGGGTTAAATATTGA
- a CDS encoding glycine betaine uptake BCCT transporter: MKKLTPVFTVSVIFTAIFILWGLVPETILPKGNLDSVTATVQGFILEKFGWFYLLSASIFLIFSILLAFSKYGNIRLGKDSDRPEYSYLTWFAMLFSAGMGIGLVFWGVSEPMYHFYAPPFLEGQTPEAARAAMRYSFFHWGLHPWAIYAVIGLALAYFQFRKGAPGVISSILRPILGSKVDGPLGVLIDFIAVFATVFGVATSLGLGAIQISGGLSGIFDSIGNNFTTQLIIIVVVTILFMFSAQTGLNKGIKYLSNLNIILAISLLLFLLFVGPSNFIMDLFTTTIGSYLQNLPSMSFRLSPFDQELTWFQDWTIFYWAWWIAWAPFVGTFIARISRGRTIREFVIGVLAVPTLFGALWFSVFGGTGIYLEFFEAKPIMETIEQQGMEVALFTVFDNFPFSTVLSSLAIFLISTFFITSADSATFVLGMQTTNGSLNPPGKVKFVWGIIQSASAAILLWTGGLEALQRASIIAALPFTVIMLLIVVSLAKSFKEEVTPKKTADKA, encoded by the coding sequence ATGAAGAAACTGACACCCGTTTTTACGGTATCAGTCATATTCACAGCAATATTTATTTTATGGGGACTTGTCCCGGAGACCATACTGCCAAAAGGCAACCTTGATTCTGTTACAGCAACTGTTCAAGGATTCATATTGGAGAAGTTCGGCTGGTTTTACCTTTTATCAGCTTCTATCTTTTTAATTTTTTCAATCCTATTAGCATTCAGCAAATATGGGAATATTCGTCTGGGTAAGGATTCAGATAGGCCTGAATATAGCTACTTAACTTGGTTTGCCATGCTTTTCAGTGCCGGGATGGGAATTGGCCTGGTTTTTTGGGGAGTGTCGGAACCTATGTATCACTTTTATGCACCTCCCTTTCTGGAAGGACAGACACCAGAAGCAGCAAGAGCTGCCATGAGATACTCCTTTTTCCATTGGGGTCTTCACCCTTGGGCTATTTATGCTGTCATTGGACTTGCACTCGCTTATTTCCAGTTCAGAAAAGGAGCACCGGGAGTTATCAGCTCCATTTTGAGGCCAATTTTAGGGAGCAAAGTGGACGGGCCTCTGGGTGTATTAATTGATTTTATTGCCGTCTTTGCAACTGTTTTCGGGGTTGCGACATCATTAGGCCTCGGTGCCATTCAGATTTCAGGAGGACTTTCTGGAATATTCGACAGTATCGGTAATAATTTCACCACTCAATTAATTATTATTGTCGTTGTAACGATCTTGTTTATGTTTTCAGCACAAACCGGTTTAAACAAGGGAATAAAATATTTAAGTAATTTAAATATTATCTTAGCAATATCTTTATTGTTATTTCTGCTGTTTGTTGGTCCGTCTAACTTTATTATGGATCTGTTCACAACGACGATTGGCTCTTATCTTCAAAATCTTCCATCCATGAGCTTTAGGCTCAGCCCTTTTGATCAGGAGCTGACATGGTTTCAGGATTGGACCATTTTTTATTGGGCATGGTGGATTGCCTGGGCGCCGTTTGTCGGTACGTTCATAGCCAGAATATCCCGTGGAAGGACAATAAGAGAATTCGTCATTGGTGTGCTTGCTGTTCCAACTCTATTTGGAGCCCTTTGGTTCTCTGTTTTTGGAGGAACAGGTATATACCTTGAATTCTTCGAGGCTAAGCCTATCATGGAAACAATCGAGCAGCAGGGAATGGAAGTAGCACTGTTTACTGTGTTCGATAACTTCCCTTTCAGCACTGTTCTTAGCTCATTGGCTATTTTCTTAATCAGTACATTCTTTATTACTTCTGCAGACTCAGCTACTTTTGTTCTAGGGATGCAGACGACAAACGGAAGCCTGAACCCTCCGGGTAAAGTGAAATTTGTCTGGGGCATTATTCAATCAGCATCTGCAGCCATCCTTTTATGGACTGGAGGTCTGGAAGCACTCCAAAGGGCTTCCATTATAGCTGCACTTCCTTTTACCGTCATTATGCTTCTAATTGTGGTATCGCTGGCTAAATCGTTTAAAGAAGAAGTCACCCCGAAAAAAACAGCTGATAAAGCCTAA
- a CDS encoding UPF0223 family protein, producing MEYQYPIDQDWSTEEIVDVIKYFESIEMAYEKGIEREQFMNAYRRFKEIVPGKAQEKNICDEFEEQSGYSSYRTVKLAKERSAGDKVRMQK from the coding sequence ATGGAATATCAGTACCCGATTGACCAGGATTGGTCAACAGAAGAAATAGTTGACGTTATTAAATACTTTGAAAGCATTGAAATGGCATACGAAAAAGGAATTGAGCGGGAACAATTCATGAATGCATATAGACGCTTTAAGGAAATCGTTCCGGGAAAAGCCCAGGAGAAAAACATCTGTGATGAATTTGAAGAACAAAGCGGCTATTCCTCTTACCGGACAGTTAAATTGGCCAAAGAACGTTCAGCAGGGGATAAAGTAAGAATGCAGAAATAG
- a CDS encoding DUF3055 domain-containing protein, translating into MDYFEKLYDEHENVNVRFVGFTTESTRYDFGIVYTNLFFSKPLVICMQTGRSTLLDPKDLEDIEYLQKAFKLDLYEQAADLSEFFIEAIPGARFEEQYD; encoded by the coding sequence ATGGATTATTTTGAGAAGCTCTATGATGAGCATGAAAACGTGAATGTCCGTTTTGTTGGCTTTACGACCGAGTCAACACGTTATGATTTTGGAATTGTTTATACAAACCTCTTCTTCTCTAAGCCTCTGGTTATTTGTATGCAGACCGGCCGCTCAACTCTCCTCGACCCTAAAGATCTCGAAGACATCGAATACTTGCAAAAGGCATTTAAGCTTGATTTATATGAACAGGCGGCTGATTTAAGCGAGTTTTTCATAGAAGCAATCCCTGGTGCGCGTTTCGAAGAACAATACGATTAA
- a CDS encoding polysaccharide deacetylase family protein has translation MRITGLIIGVFFLLILAACTDFIAVESKQSELEKEENKQEKNNSDDHSKVHESKSEKNKGEAEEEPKEEAVTLSKPQYKINSNNWTIEPVNQANPKVVLLTIDDAPDKNALEMARILKKLSTPAIFFVNGHFIDTPEEAKVLKDIHELGFAIGNHTYSHPNLKTLSEAQQYKEIVGLNDRVEEIIGERPKFFRAPFGSITDYSREVAKDENMLLMNWTYGYDWEKEYQSKEALAEIMINSPYLVNGANLLMHDRQWTKEALEDIVKGLQNKGFTPVDPARISQEIE, from the coding sequence ATGAGAATAACAGGACTTATAATAGGTGTTTTTTTCTTACTAATTCTGGCTGCATGTACGGATTTTATTGCGGTTGAAAGTAAGCAATCTGAATTGGAAAAAGAAGAGAATAAGCAAGAAAAAAATAATTCGGATGATCATTCTAAAGTTCATGAATCCAAATCGGAGAAGAACAAAGGCGAAGCCGAAGAAGAGCCGAAAGAAGAAGCAGTAACCTTATCAAAGCCGCAATACAAGATAAATTCAAATAATTGGACAATAGAACCAGTGAATCAGGCCAACCCAAAAGTTGTATTACTGACCATTGACGATGCTCCGGATAAAAATGCATTGGAGATGGCCAGGATCTTAAAAAAACTTTCAACGCCGGCCATCTTTTTTGTTAATGGGCATTTCATTGATACTCCGGAAGAAGCAAAAGTTTTGAAGGATATTCATGAACTTGGTTTTGCTATTGGTAATCACACATATAGCCACCCCAACCTGAAAACCTTATCCGAGGCACAGCAATATAAAGAGATTGTTGGTCTTAATGATCGAGTTGAAGAGATTATTGGAGAGAGGCCAAAATTCTTCCGGGCACCATTCGGATCCATTACAGATTACAGCAGAGAGGTTGCTAAAGATGAAAACATGCTCCTTATGAATTGGACATACGGGTATGACTGGGAAAAGGAATATCAATCAAAAGAAGCTTTAGCAGAAATAATGATTAATTCACCTTATTTAGTGAATGGTGCAAATTTATTAATGCATGATAGGCAATGGACAAAAGAAGCATTAGAGGATATTGTGAAAGGGCTGCAGAATAAAGGATTTACGCCAGTCGATCCCGCTCGGATCAGCCAGGAAATAGAATGA